Proteins encoded in a region of the Sphingomonas sp. HMP9 genome:
- a CDS encoding autotransporter outer membrane beta-barrel domain-containing protein, whose protein sequence is MRRLLLTTTCLFAVTTGAQAQTVIDTKRTDTVRTSTIKAGAPDNIRIAAAGSVTPTSGTAVTVDSVNSLSNEGTIQVTNADGSTGVLANAGTGGGITNTTTGKIIIDESYVATDTDKDGDLDGPFAAGTGRTGIRTAGAYAGAIVNSGAITVKGNNSAGIWLGGPLTGAFTHDGQTAVTGDGSTGVRVADVTGNVRLAGTIAAIGQGAVAARVDGNITGALVVQGALGSTGYRYATAPADVSKLDADDLLQGGSALVVAGNVSGGIIFAIPPKDASTTDTDEDKDGLPDATEGSAAITSFGAAPAVQIGSATRAVAIGAVAGTGTGFGLIVDGGIAGSGVYGGVEGNGLAIGGLGGAVTIAGGIAVNGTVAATANGASATALKLGSGASTPEIRNAGTISAAGGGTTASRSTAVLVDTGASVGTIRNSGTIKAAAQAADGTAIGILDRSGTVTLVENSGGIGASGALATSERNVAIDLSANTTGAIVRQTAVATGIAAPAIVGDVRFGSGSDVFDVADGTVTGTARFGSGNNRLALSGDATFAGGAVFGAGNDALALTGTSVFGGAADFGGGADTLTLGGTARFSGTLLNANGLAVAVNGGTLDITKAASIASLSVGGGGILAVTLDKTGGTGTMIQVAGTAAFDKDSKLALKLTSVVDAEGRYTVLRAGTLTGAANLTATTTLLPFLYKGSIATGTGNDLAVDVARKSSTELGLNRSQASAYDAIYKALGNDAKVGGAFLNITDADAFRGSVRQMLPDHAGGTFETVTMGSRATARLLADPHGPFKDEGKWGYWVTQVAWGTSKSVADTAGYDVSGWGVSAGAEYKTGVGNFGTSLAYLHGQDADDGTDNEVNSDQYELAGYWRGHWGGLQANARASGAKVKFGGVRQFSGAIGSEVVSRTSKGDWDGTLYAASGGLSYEAGTGMLTFRPVLAIDYYKLKEDGYSETGGGKAIDLVVRSRTSDELAVTGSGALGLNFGGPKFEDGWFRVEAEGGRRQIVGGGLGATTASFEGGQSFTLTPDKRTSGWVGKLRGVGGNGIFRMGGEFNAEQQQGRVALSLRASLQIGL, encoded by the coding sequence ATGCGTCGTCTCCTGCTGACCACCACCTGCCTGTTCGCGGTCACGACTGGCGCCCAGGCGCAGACCGTGATCGACACCAAGCGGACCGATACGGTGCGGACCTCGACGATCAAGGCCGGTGCGCCCGACAATATTCGCATTGCTGCCGCCGGTTCCGTGACGCCGACGAGCGGCACCGCAGTGACTGTCGACAGCGTAAACTCGCTCAGCAACGAAGGCACGATCCAGGTCACCAATGCCGACGGTTCGACCGGCGTCCTCGCCAATGCGGGCACCGGCGGCGGGATCACCAACACGACGACCGGCAAGATCATCATCGACGAAAGCTATGTCGCGACGGACACGGACAAGGACGGCGACCTCGACGGCCCGTTCGCGGCAGGCACTGGCCGCACCGGTATCCGCACGGCGGGCGCGTATGCGGGGGCAATCGTCAACAGCGGCGCGATCACGGTCAAAGGCAACAACTCCGCCGGCATCTGGCTCGGCGGCCCCCTGACCGGCGCGTTCACGCATGACGGGCAGACCGCGGTCACCGGTGACGGATCGACCGGCGTGCGGGTCGCCGACGTCACCGGCAACGTCCGGCTCGCGGGTACGATCGCAGCGATCGGGCAGGGCGCGGTCGCGGCGCGCGTCGATGGCAACATCACCGGCGCGCTGGTGGTGCAGGGCGCGCTCGGTTCGACCGGCTATCGCTATGCGACCGCACCTGCCGACGTATCGAAGCTCGACGCCGACGATCTGTTGCAGGGCGGATCCGCGCTGGTCGTCGCGGGCAACGTCTCGGGCGGGATCATCTTCGCGATCCCGCCGAAGGACGCGAGCACGACCGATACCGACGAGGACAAGGACGGGCTTCCCGACGCCACCGAAGGCTCGGCGGCGATCACGTCGTTCGGCGCGGCGCCGGCGGTGCAGATCGGCTCGGCCACGCGCGCCGTCGCGATCGGCGCGGTCGCGGGCACCGGGACCGGCTTCGGCCTGATCGTCGACGGCGGCATCGCGGGCAGCGGCGTCTATGGCGGCGTCGAGGGCAACGGCCTCGCGATCGGTGGCCTTGGCGGCGCCGTGACGATCGCCGGCGGGATCGCCGTCAACGGGACGGTGGCCGCGACAGCGAACGGCGCGAGCGCGACGGCGTTGAAGCTCGGCAGCGGTGCATCGACCCCTGAAATCCGCAACGCCGGCACGATCTCCGCGGCAGGGGGCGGTACGACCGCATCGCGCTCGACGGCGGTCTTGGTCGACACCGGCGCATCGGTCGGTACGATCCGCAACAGCGGCACGATCAAGGCGGCGGCACAGGCGGCCGACGGCACCGCGATCGGCATCCTCGATCGGTCGGGCACCGTCACGCTGGTCGAGAATAGCGGCGGGATCGGCGCATCGGGGGCGCTCGCCACGTCCGAGCGCAACGTCGCGATCGATCTCTCGGCCAACACCACCGGCGCGATCGTCCGCCAGACCGCGGTCGCCACCGGCATCGCGGCGCCCGCGATCGTCGGCGACGTGCGCTTCGGCAGCGGTAGCGACGTATTCGACGTCGCCGACGGCACCGTTACCGGCACCGCACGGTTCGGCAGCGGCAACAACCGCCTCGCACTGTCGGGCGATGCGACCTTCGCCGGTGGCGCTGTGTTCGGTGCAGGCAACGACGCACTCGCACTCACGGGGACGTCGGTGTTCGGCGGCGCGGCCGACTTCGGCGGCGGTGCCGACACGCTGACGCTCGGCGGCACCGCGCGCTTCTCCGGCACGCTCCTCAATGCGAATGGCCTTGCGGTGGCGGTCAACGGCGGAACGCTCGACATCACCAAGGCGGCGTCGATCGCGTCGCTGTCGGTCGGCGGCGGCGGTATCCTGGCGGTGACGCTCGACAAGACCGGCGGCACCGGCACCATGATCCAGGTCGCCGGCACGGCCGCGTTCGACAAGGATTCGAAGCTCGCGCTGAAACTGACCAGCGTCGTCGATGCGGAGGGCCGCTACACCGTCCTGCGCGCGGGCACGTTGACGGGGGCTGCAAACCTGACCGCGACCACGACGCTGCTTCCGTTCCTCTACAAGGGCAGCATCGCGACCGGCACGGGCAATGATCTCGCCGTCGACGTCGCGCGCAAATCGTCGACCGAACTCGGGCTCAATCGCTCGCAAGCCTCGGCCTACGACGCGATCTACAAGGCGCTCGGCAACGACGCCAAGGTTGGTGGCGCGTTCCTCAACATCACCGACGCAGACGCGTTCCGCGGCTCGGTCCGCCAGATGCTGCCCGATCATGCCGGCGGCACGTTCGAGACCGTGACGATGGGCTCGCGCGCCACCGCCCGCCTGCTCGCCGACCCGCACGGCCCGTTCAAGGACGAAGGCAAATGGGGCTATTGGGTGACCCAGGTCGCGTGGGGGACGTCGAAGAGCGTTGCCGACACGGCGGGCTACGACGTCAGTGGCTGGGGTGTCTCGGCCGGTGCCGAATACAAGACCGGCGTCGGCAATTTCGGGACCTCGCTCGCCTATCTGCATGGCCAGGATGCCGACGACGGTACGGACAACGAAGTGAATTCGGACCAGTATGAGCTGGCCGGATACTGGCGCGGGCATTGGGGTGGCCTGCAGGCCAATGCCCGCGCCTCGGGTGCGAAGGTGAAGTTCGGCGGTGTCCGTCAGTTCAGCGGCGCGATCGGGAGCGAAGTGGTCTCGCGGACGTCGAAGGGCGACTGGGACGGCACGCTGTACGCGGCATCCGGGGGCCTGTCGTACGAGGCGGGCACCGGCATGCTTACCTTCCGCCCGGTGCTCGCGATCGACTATTACAAGCTCAAGGAGGACGGGTACAGCGAGACCGGCGGCGGCAAGGCGATCGACCTCGTCGTGCGGTCGCGGACCAGCGACGAGCTCGCGGTCACCGGGAGCGGCGCCCTCGGGCTGAACTTCGGCGGACCCAAGTTCGAAGACGGCTGGTTCCGTGTCGAAGCCGAAGGCGGCCGGCGCCAGATCGTCGGTGGTGGTCTGGGTGCGACCACTGCGTCGTTCGAAGGCGGCCAGTCGTTCACGCTGACTCCCGACAAGCGCACCAGCGGCTGGGTCGGCAAGCTGCGCGGCGTCGGTGGCAACGGCATCTTCCGGATGGGCGGAGAGTTCAACGCCGAGCAGCAACAGGGCCGCGTCGCGCTGTCGCTGCGCGCCAGCCTGCAGATCGGGCTCTGA
- a CDS encoding helix-turn-helix transcriptional regulator, giving the protein MAPVAMVITKGDENRIVEVNAAFKSLTGYTDHALVDRLADDLQLWNDAAQRVELETEIRERNGIRGHDVRLLHKNGETLDCLVSAERISVDGTPCVVWLYQDISARRRGELELVEAIDAVMKDANWLSRSIMDKLATLRNPRASAGTTPPTTELSKREREVLELICQDLDDAAIATRLDLSRNTVRNHVARLYAKIGVNRRSAAIVWAHERGVGA; this is encoded by the coding sequence ATGGCGCCCGTCGCGATGGTCATCACCAAGGGCGACGAGAACCGCATCGTGGAGGTGAACGCGGCGTTCAAGAGCCTCACCGGCTACACCGATCACGCGCTCGTCGACCGGCTCGCGGACGACCTCCAGCTGTGGAACGATGCGGCGCAGCGGGTCGAGCTGGAAACCGAGATCCGCGAACGCAACGGCATCCGCGGCCACGATGTCCGCCTGCTTCACAAGAACGGCGAAACACTGGACTGCCTCGTCTCCGCCGAACGGATCAGCGTCGACGGCACGCCCTGCGTCGTGTGGCTGTATCAGGACATATCGGCACGCCGCCGCGGCGAACTCGAACTCGTCGAGGCGATCGACGCGGTGATGAAGGATGCCAACTGGCTCAGCCGGTCGATCATGGACAAGCTGGCGACCCTGCGCAATCCGCGCGCCAGTGCGGGTACCACGCCCCCCACCACCGAACTCAGCAAGCGCGAACGTGAAGTTCTCGAGCTGATCTGCCAGGACCTCGACGATGCGGCGATCGCCACCCGGCTAGACCTGTCGCGCAACACGGTGCGCAACCATGTCGCGCGGCTCTATGCGAAGATCGGCGTCAACCGGCGCAGCGCGGCGATCGTGTGGGCGCATGAACGCGGCGTCGGGGCGTGA
- a CDS encoding TonB-dependent receptor: protein MPAGRLGDAVLALGRQSGTSIVVGDPTLWARRVPAVRGRMSAREALDRLAVAANADVAAAGPLGWRLVARAPHVAMVRAKRPKVVPIAAPVTEGADIVVTGSKRDVRLRDFAGQVALLDGVDLALGGAGGTEAILARLASVSSTHLGAGRNKLFIRGIADSSFTGPTQTTVGQYFGDLRLSYNAPDPDLRLYDIASVEVLEGPQGTLYGAGSLGGIIRTVPNAPEQGAVSASIAGGLSATWHGDPGADLGATLNMPLGDRVALRVVGYGVREGGYIDNPVLDRRDVNRTRIGGGRAMLRLDAGNGWTVDLGGIGQWTKGDDSQYADRDAPALTRSSAIVQGFSADYLMGQVVVSGEIGGLKVKSSTGIVGQTLTERYDATLPEGAARVFAQRNATNLIANETRVWRPMRNGFGWVVGGSFTHNRTRLSRSLGPIDAPTPVTGVTNSIDEATLYGEGSVQLVPGLTATAGARVTRASLAGTGEDIAPARLETVALARARVTADRIETSVLPSASLIAAVLPKVSLYGRYQQGFRPGGLAIESDFVRRFENDRVRTLESGVRYGLAGLDNAYLTASVSHTIWQDIQADFIDATGLPSTANIGDGRIWTFSAAGGWKPVAGLTLDAGFTYNDSRVTEPSPALFVALARMSQVPNIARYAGRLGADYRRDLGRDLELRVYGWARYVGRSRLGVGPVLGEEQGDYLDTALTARVGRPSLGVTLGMTNLTDSVGNRFALGTPFQMGSGQITPQRPRTIRIGLDAAF from the coding sequence TTGCCGGCGGGGCGTCTGGGCGACGCGGTGCTGGCGCTCGGGCGTCAGTCGGGGACGAGCATCGTCGTCGGCGATCCGACGCTATGGGCGCGGCGCGTGCCGGCGGTGCGCGGGCGGATGAGCGCGCGTGAGGCGCTCGATCGACTGGCCGTCGCGGCAAACGCCGACGTTGCAGCCGCAGGACCGTTGGGATGGCGGCTCGTTGCTCGCGCACCGCATGTCGCGATGGTCCGGGCGAAGCGGCCGAAGGTCGTCCCCATCGCCGCGCCGGTGACGGAAGGCGCGGACATCGTCGTCACCGGCAGCAAGCGCGACGTCCGGTTGCGCGATTTCGCAGGGCAGGTGGCGCTGCTCGACGGTGTCGATCTTGCGCTCGGCGGTGCGGGCGGGACCGAGGCGATCCTCGCGCGGCTGGCAAGCGTGTCGTCGACGCATCTCGGCGCCGGCCGCAACAAGCTGTTCATTCGCGGGATCGCCGATTCCAGCTTCACCGGACCGACGCAAACCACGGTCGGCCAGTATTTCGGCGACCTCCGTCTCAGCTATAACGCGCCCGATCCAGACCTGCGGCTGTACGATATCGCGTCGGTCGAGGTGCTCGAAGGGCCGCAGGGGACGCTGTACGGCGCAGGGTCGCTCGGCGGGATCATCCGCACCGTGCCGAACGCACCGGAGCAGGGCGCAGTGTCGGCGTCGATCGCGGGCGGACTCTCGGCGACATGGCACGGCGATCCGGGCGCGGACCTGGGCGCGACGCTGAACATGCCGCTCGGCGACCGCGTGGCGTTGCGCGTCGTCGGCTACGGCGTGCGTGAAGGCGGGTATATCGACAACCCGGTGCTCGATCGCCGCGACGTGAACCGGACGCGGATCGGTGGCGGTCGCGCGATGCTGCGGCTCGATGCGGGGAATGGCTGGACGGTCGATCTCGGCGGGATCGGGCAATGGACCAAGGGCGACGACAGCCAATATGCCGACCGCGACGCGCCGGCCCTGACACGATCCAGTGCGATCGTGCAGGGGTTCTCGGCGGACTATCTGATGGGGCAGGTCGTCGTATCGGGCGAGATCGGCGGATTGAAGGTCAAGTCCTCGACCGGAATCGTCGGGCAGACGCTGACCGAGCGCTACGATGCGACGCTGCCCGAAGGCGCCGCGCGAGTGTTCGCGCAGCGCAACGCGACCAACCTGATCGCGAACGAGACGCGGGTGTGGCGGCCGATGCGCAACGGGTTCGGCTGGGTGGTGGGCGGTAGTTTCACGCACAACCGCACCCGGCTTTCGCGGTCGCTGGGGCCGATCGATGCACCGACGCCAGTGACGGGTGTCACGAACAGCATCGACGAGGCGACGCTGTACGGCGAGGGGAGCGTGCAGTTGGTGCCTGGGCTGACCGCGACGGCGGGCGCGCGCGTCACGCGAGCGTCGCTCGCGGGAACCGGCGAGGACATCGCGCCGGCACGGCTGGAGACGGTCGCGCTCGCCCGCGCTCGCGTGACGGCGGATCGGATCGAGACGAGCGTACTCCCGTCCGCGTCGCTGATCGCGGCGGTCCTGCCGAAGGTGTCGCTGTATGGTCGGTACCAACAGGGGTTTCGACCCGGCGGCCTCGCGATCGAAAGCGATTTCGTACGGCGGTTCGAGAATGATCGCGTGCGGACGCTGGAGAGCGGCGTGCGCTACGGGCTCGCCGGACTCGACAATGCCTATCTGACGGCGAGCGTATCGCACACGATCTGGCAGGATATCCAGGCGGACTTCATCGACGCGACCGGCCTGCCAAGCACCGCCAACATCGGCGACGGGCGGATCTGGACGTTCAGCGCAGCGGGCGGGTGGAAGCCGGTCGCCGGGCTGACGCTCGATGCGGGCTTCACCTATAACGACAGCCGCGTGACCGAACCCAGCCCGGCGCTGTTCGTGGCGCTCGCGCGGATGAGCCAGGTGCCCAACATCGCGCGCTACGCCGGTCGGCTGGGGGCGGACTATCGCCGTGATCTCGGCCGGGATCTCGAACTACGGGTATATGGCTGGGCGCGCTATGTCGGCCGGTCTCGGCTGGGTGTCGGTCCGGTGCTCGGCGAGGAGCAAGGGGACTATCTCGATACGGCGCTGACCGCGCGGGTCGGGCGGCCGTCGCTGGGCGTGACGCTCGGGATGACGAACCTGACCGACAGCGTCGGCAACCGGTTCGCGCTGGGCACGCCGTTCCAGATGGGCAGCGGGCAGATCACGCCGCAACGTCCGCGTACGATCCGGATAGGCTTGGACGCGGCCTTTTGA
- a CDS encoding DUF1488 family protein — protein sequence MADDRLNIDMKTLEDNSDLRQVEFEAEVSEERYQFAVQYDVLEALSTVSPEGEAVAIFKQHAEEIAELGVVALARDPDQEIVVISENDLD from the coding sequence ATGGCCGACGACCGTTTGAACATCGACATGAAGACCCTCGAGGACAATAGCGACCTGCGCCAGGTCGAGTTCGAGGCCGAGGTGAGCGAAGAACGCTATCAGTTCGCGGTCCAGTACGACGTGCTCGAAGCGCTCAGCACCGTATCGCCCGAGGGCGAGGCCGTGGCGATCTTCAAACAGCATGCCGAAGAGATCGCCGAACTCGGTGTCGTGGCCCTTGCGCGCGATCCCGACCAGGAGATCGTCGTCATCAGCGAAAACGATCTGGACTAG
- a CDS encoding PAS domain-containing protein: protein MTKTNGKPLHAPTLHHLEQLMTGLLEGVILMDPTGIILSANPAALKMHGVTALADLGETADDYAARFRLRYRDGRKLPRREYPLMRLLAGESFPDLIVEVSSPDADEPRWVHQVRDIVMDEDGGDPDCLGMVINDVSERFDAEDRFQAMFHANPAPALIMRVADQRYVLVNQGFLDLSGYDRDQIVSRTLFDLDFLAEVERKPFVKDRVAAGKTVPQLEAELPLAGGTRRWSSLPASRSSSRTKTACSSPSPISNPGAARNWRCRPANAISRRCSRWRPSRWSSPRATRTASWR, encoded by the coding sequence ATGACCAAGACGAATGGCAAGCCGCTCCACGCACCGACGCTGCACCACCTCGAACAGCTCATGACCGGGTTGCTCGAAGGCGTCATCCTGATGGATCCGACCGGCATCATCCTCAGCGCGAACCCGGCCGCGCTGAAGATGCACGGCGTCACGGCGTTGGCGGATCTGGGCGAGACCGCGGACGATTATGCGGCGCGCTTCCGGCTGCGGTACCGCGACGGTCGCAAGCTGCCGCGCCGCGAATACCCGTTGATGCGGCTGCTCGCCGGCGAAAGCTTTCCCGACCTCATCGTCGAGGTCTCGTCACCGGACGCGGACGAGCCGCGCTGGGTGCATCAGGTCCGCGACATCGTCATGGACGAAGATGGCGGCGATCCCGATTGCTTGGGGATGGTGATCAACGACGTCTCCGAACGGTTCGACGCGGAGGACCGGTTCCAGGCGATGTTCCATGCAAACCCCGCCCCTGCCCTCATCATGCGCGTCGCCGACCAGCGCTATGTGCTGGTCAACCAGGGGTTCCTCGATCTCTCCGGCTATGACCGTGACCAGATCGTCAGCAGGACGTTGTTCGATCTCGACTTCCTCGCCGAGGTCGAGCGCAAGCCGTTCGTCAAGGACCGCGTCGCAGCCGGCAAGACCGTCCCGCAACTCGAGGCCGAGCTGCCGCTCGCGGGGGGGACAAGACGCTGGTCATCCTTGCCGGCCAGCCGATCGAGCTCGCGAACGAAGACTGCCTGCTCTTCACCTTCGCCGATCTCGAACCCCGGCGCCGCGCGCAACTGGCGTTGCAGGCCAGCGAACGCCATTTCGCGTCGGTGTTCGAGATGGCGCCCGTCGCGATGGTCATCACCAAGGGCGACGAGAACCGCATCGTGGAGGTGA
- a CDS encoding class I SAM-dependent methyltransferase encodes MKSICMGFAVAMAVATGATAAQAQKVSPAITIALADPARADQQGDDFRRKAADVLAFSGVRPGNVVIDYLPGEGYWTRIFTGIVGAKGHVYAVWPAAGAKYAEKTLPALQARNLANVTAVVQPTNLPTSPKPVDLFWTVQNYHDIANNGGGERALKAFDKAVFNMLKRGGIYVVIDHADAPGSGMAGTETRHRIDPAAVKAQVQAAGFKFVGESTVLRNPSDDHTKPVFDPAIRGKTDQFVYKFKKP; translated from the coding sequence ATGAAATCGATTTGCATGGGTTTTGCCGTGGCGATGGCAGTCGCAACCGGCGCGACGGCGGCACAGGCGCAGAAGGTCAGTCCCGCGATCACCATCGCACTGGCGGATCCGGCCCGCGCTGATCAGCAAGGCGATGACTTCCGCCGCAAGGCTGCCGACGTCCTCGCCTTCTCGGGTGTGCGCCCGGGCAACGTCGTGATCGATTACCTGCCCGGTGAAGGGTATTGGACACGGATCTTTACCGGCATCGTCGGAGCCAAGGGCCATGTCTACGCGGTCTGGCCGGCCGCAGGCGCGAAATATGCGGAGAAGACCCTGCCCGCGCTTCAGGCGCGCAACCTCGCCAACGTCACCGCCGTCGTCCAGCCAACCAACCTGCCGACCTCGCCCAAGCCGGTCGACCTGTTCTGGACCGTGCAAAATTATCACGACATCGCCAATAACGGTGGTGGCGAGCGCGCGTTGAAGGCCTTCGACAAGGCGGTGTTCAACATGCTCAAGCGCGGCGGCATCTACGTCGTGATCGATCATGCCGACGCCCCCGGCAGCGGCATGGCCGGCACCGAGACACGGCACCGGATCGACCCGGCGGCGGTCAAGGCGCAGGTCCAGGCGGCGGGGTTCAAGTTCGTCGGCGAATCGACCGTGCTGCGCAATCCGTCCGACGATCACACCAAGCCGGTGTTCGACCCCGCGATCCGCGGCAAGACCGACCAGTTCGTCTACAAGTTCAAGAAGCCCTAA
- a CDS encoding GlsB/YeaQ/YmgE family stress response membrane protein yields MNLIILLVVGGLIGWVASMIMRTDAQQGIILNIVVGIVGALLAGFLITPLIGGASIMDGALNIQSILISLVGAVILLAIVNMFRRGTVR; encoded by the coding sequence ATGAACCTCATCATTCTTCTCGTCGTCGGCGGGCTCATCGGTTGGGTCGCCAGCATGATCATGCGCACCGACGCGCAGCAGGGTATCATCCTGAACATCGTCGTCGGCATCGTCGGCGCGTTGCTCGCCGGCTTCCTGATCACGCCGCTGATCGGTGGCGCATCGATCATGGACGGCGCGCTCAACATCCAGTCGATCCTGATCTCGCTGGTCGGCGCAGTGATCCTGCTTGCGATCGTCAACATGTTTCGTCGCGGTACGGTTCGCTGA
- a CDS encoding multidrug effflux MFS transporter, whose product MRPGEFVAFIAALMAVNALGVDLMLPALADIGHQLGIATANHRQWIITAYMLGFGAGQLVYGPLADRYGRRIILLVTLTGFVAASIFAAGSQTFAALLGARVLQGLMSASTRVLAVAIVRDRYSGRQMARTLSVAQMIFFLVPIMAPSLGQVLLAFGPWRFIFYALAGFAAFVLAWSATRLRESLPVERRSPLSFASLRRAYSLTLTNRYSAGYAVAASMTFGGIIAFVSSAQQIFVDEFHAGERFTILFAVCAFSMGCASFANSRLVERLGTRLISQAAVLGLIALSVIHIGVIAAGSESLWTYMLFQALSMTCIGLCGSNFGAMAMEPVGHIAGTASSIQGFITSVGAVIVGSLIGQSYNGTTYPLAIGYLAIGLGVLAVVYMVEGGKLFHAHHKA is encoded by the coding sequence ATGCGTCCAGGCGAGTTCGTCGCCTTCATCGCCGCGTTGATGGCGGTCAACGCACTTGGCGTCGACCTGATGCTGCCGGCGCTCGCCGATATCGGCCACCAGCTCGGCATCGCCACCGCGAACCATCGCCAGTGGATCATCACCGCATACATGCTCGGCTTCGGCGCGGGGCAACTCGTCTATGGGCCGCTCGCCGATCGCTACGGCCGCCGGATCATCCTGCTCGTCACGCTCACGGGCTTCGTTGCGGCGAGCATCTTCGCGGCCGGATCGCAGACGTTCGCGGCCTTGCTCGGTGCACGCGTTCTCCAGGGGCTGATGTCCGCCTCGACTCGCGTGCTCGCGGTCGCCATCGTGCGGGACCGGTATTCGGGTCGCCAGATGGCGCGCACGCTGTCGGTCGCGCAGATGATCTTCTTCCTGGTGCCGATCATGGCGCCCAGCCTCGGGCAGGTGCTGCTCGCATTCGGTCCGTGGCGGTTCATCTTCTACGCGCTGGCGGGCTTTGCCGCATTCGTCCTTGCCTGGTCGGCGACGCGGTTGCGCGAATCGCTGCCGGTCGAGCGCCGCTCGCCGCTGTCGTTCGCGTCGCTTCGCCGGGCGTATTCGCTGACGCTGACCAACCGCTATTCGGCAGGCTATGCGGTCGCGGCGTCGATGACGTTCGGCGGGATCATCGCCTTTGTCTCGTCGGCGCAGCAGATCTTCGTTGACGAGTTCCATGCCGGCGAGCGGTTCACGATCCTGTTCGCGGTCTGCGCGTTTTCGATGGGGTGCGCGTCGTTCGCCAACAGCCGGCTGGTCGAGCGTCTCGGCACGCGCCTCATATCGCAGGCCGCGGTGCTGGGGCTGATCGCGCTGTCGGTGATCCATATCGGCGTGATCGCGGCCGGGTCGGAGTCGCTCTGGACCTACATGCTGTTCCAGGCGCTGAGCATGACGTGCATCGGCCTGTGCGGATCGAATTTCGGGGCGATGGCAATGGAGCCGGTTGGGCACATCGCCGGCACCGCATCCTCCATCCAGGGATTCATCACCAGCGTCGGTGCGGTGATCGTCGGTTCGCTGATCGGCCAGTCGTACAACGGCACCACCTATCCGCTGGCGATCGGCTATCTCGCGATCGGGCTGGGCGTGCTGGCGGTGGTGTACATGGTCGAGGGCGGCAAGCTGTTCCACGCGCATCACAAGGCCTGA